A stretch of Paenibacillus mucilaginosus 3016 DNA encodes these proteins:
- a CDS encoding LysM peptidoglycan-binding domain-containing protein has product MTNQRSGLRFDIYERVHLSEGVLGIKELEEVELVPHIQVLSQGEQALLRGNLLLTGTYVDEQDRANQRLEHLIPVEITLPLNRVHRVEDIAVEIDNFDIDLLSGRSLNITGVLSLGGLEVVSSPDEETWRSDREEEEVLFVHEARPERAEEELPYGDASPGISVPPGNNAALFEPEFTVPKGAHQGAGPEESAPVSWDAPEEVSQAGEEASVFILERPAPEDGPAEEAPAAEAPREPRVSISSAAAPAAEPAAPAASAAEAAAPIRSFGVASLLDRSSARRENRSQPEAAPAPAAVPAEKVEWKNLLLSREDQQEFRRVRLAIVQREETLESIAERYGISSRELALYNRLGDGGVNEGQIVYIPKV; this is encoded by the coding sequence TTGACGAATCAAAGAAGCGGACTGCGTTTCGATATCTACGAACGCGTGCATTTATCCGAAGGGGTGCTTGGCATCAAGGAGCTGGAGGAGGTCGAACTCGTTCCTCATATTCAGGTGCTCAGCCAGGGGGAGCAGGCCCTTCTCCGGGGGAATCTGCTGCTGACCGGCACGTATGTGGACGAGCAGGACCGGGCGAACCAGAGGCTTGAGCATCTGATTCCGGTAGAGATCACCCTGCCGCTGAACCGGGTGCACCGGGTAGAGGATATTGCGGTCGAAATCGATAACTTCGATATCGATCTGCTGTCGGGCCGCAGCCTCAATATTACCGGCGTCCTGTCGCTCGGCGGACTGGAGGTCGTCTCTTCCCCGGATGAGGAAACCTGGCGCAGCGACCGTGAAGAGGAAGAAGTGCTCTTCGTTCATGAAGCGCGCCCGGAACGGGCCGAGGAAGAGCTGCCTTATGGAGATGCTTCCCCTGGGATCTCTGTCCCTCCAGGGAACAACGCCGCACTCTTCGAGCCTGAATTCACCGTTCCCAAAGGAGCCCATCAGGGAGCCGGGCCGGAGGAATCGGCTCCTGTGAGCTGGGATGCACCCGAGGAGGTGTCCCAGGCCGGGGAGGAGGCGTCCGTGTTTATCCTCGAGAGGCCGGCACCGGAAGATGGCCCCGCAGAGGAAGCACCGGCAGCTGAAGCGCCGCGTGAACCGCGGGTGTCCATCAGCAGCGCTGCGGCTCCGGCTGCGGAGCCTGCAGCACCTGCTGCATCAGCGGCCGAAGCGGCGGCACCGATCCGCTCCTTCGGGGTCGCTTCGCTGCTCGACCGTTCTTCGGCCAGACGCGAGAACCGCAGCCAGCCGGAAGCCGCGCCTGCGCCGGCCGCCGTACCGGCCGAGAAGGTCGAGTGGAAGAACCTGCTGCTGAGCAGGGAGGATCAGCAGGAATTCCGCAGAGTCCGTCTGGCCATCGTGCAGAGGGAGGAGACTCTGGAGTCGATTGCCGAACGTTATGGGATCAGCTCGAGAGAGCTGGCGCTCTATAACCGACTTGGGGACGGAGGAGTCAACGAAGGGCAGATCGTGTATATTCCGAAGGTCTAA
- a CDS encoding phosphodiester glycosidase family protein, whose translation MTSGDGGWGRAPRTAVGQKADGTVIFIVIDGRQSHSVGATLKEVQDLFLAEGVINAGNLDGGASSELVYKGDEDEQSKLLTKPSSRYGERRLPSAFLVYDDPESVQAIRIWDGVDKIDAGGSYDHPEYLKEQAEKKAKQPAATPKPKTEPSSTPGTAKPTETTKTAPSKSTTDTKATDAKTAPATKTDPKNSTAPAAGSTTGTTGSGTAGTGTSSPAPSTGTTSPAPAAGSGTTNGGTAATDAAKDSGGTTTTPAQPAPSGTSTGTPSGTGSAPAPAPSSGSGSTSGTSAGTKPVESAAPVPSTSTSTESTTTGEAQIKP comes from the coding sequence ATCACGAGCGGCGACGGAGGCTGGGGTCGCGCGCCGCGGACCGCGGTGGGTCAGAAGGCCGACGGAACAGTGATCTTCATCGTCATCGACGGCCGCCAGTCGCACAGCGTGGGCGCCACGCTCAAGGAAGTGCAGGACCTGTTCCTCGCCGAGGGCGTCATCAATGCCGGCAACCTCGACGGCGGCGCTTCCTCCGAGCTCGTGTACAAGGGCGATGAGGACGAGCAGAGCAAGCTGCTCACGAAGCCGTCGAGCCGCTACGGCGAACGCCGTCTGCCTTCCGCCTTCCTCGTCTACGACGATCCCGAATCGGTACAGGCCATCCGGATCTGGGATGGAGTGGACAAGATCGACGCCGGGGGCTCGTACGACCATCCGGAATACCTGAAGGAGCAGGCGGAGAAGAAGGCGAAGCAGCCGGCAGCGACTCCGAAGCCGAAGACCGAACCTTCTTCGACGCCCGGCACCGCCAAACCGACAGAAACCACCAAAACGGCCCCGTCCAAGAGCACTACCGACACCAAAGCGACAGATGCCAAAACGGCTCCTGCGACCAAGACGGATCCGAAAAACAGCACTGCTCCGGCGGCTGGAAGCACTACAGGAACAACAGGAAGCGGCACAGCAGGGACCGGGACATCAAGCCCTGCACCAAGCACGGGTACGACGAGCCCCGCGCCGGCAGCCGGAAGCGGCACAACCAATGGAGGTACGGCGGCGACGGATGCCGCCAAGGACAGCGGCGGTACGACGACAACGCCTGCCCAGCCGGCTCCAAGCGGCACAAGCACCGGCACGCCGTCCGGGACCGGATCGGCTCCGGCTCCCGCACCTTCCTCCGGAAGCGGGAGCACAAGCGGTACTTCCGCCGGCACCAAACCGGTGGAATCCGCCGCTCCCGTTCCGTCCACCTCGACTTCCACCGAGTCAACTACGACAGGGGAAGCGCAGATTAAGCCTTAA
- a CDS encoding bifunctional folylpolyglutamate synthase/dihydrofolate synthase codes for MSAAEENQAGTAAPFQTAREAVDWIVRFIPLAGIKPGLERMEKLMEYLDDPHRRLKFIHVAGTNGKGSVCAFLTEAIRSGGYDVGTFTSPYIESYNERIRLNGVNISDEDLLRVANKVKPVVDRVAEEFGQPSMFEISTVLAIEYFARIAYPDFVVWETGMGGRLDSTNIVTPLVSVITNIGYDHMDFLGETLPEIAAEKAAIIKAGVPVVSAVEQPEVIEVVTEAAKKKKSTLYLLGRDFRYERSSAEENRQTFSFHGVFRGIPEAVISMNGPHQVKNAATALMTLEVLRQYYALIIDDEDLLAALKRTQWPGRLELLSESPRLLIDGAHNPEGAQMLASTLRETYRYRKLHFMMGMLSNKNHTGYFRHILPLVDTLILTEPEWLKKAQATDLAALARTLLEELGRTDVEVIVEPNWKAALDLTQRLTEEDDLAVVSGTLYLIGDVRSWVKHQSDSEKGW; via the coding sequence ATGAGTGCAGCAGAAGAGAACCAAGCGGGAACGGCGGCGCCGTTCCAAACCGCACGGGAAGCGGTCGACTGGATCGTCCGCTTCATTCCCCTGGCGGGCATCAAGCCGGGCCTGGAGCGGATGGAGAAGCTGATGGAATATCTGGATGATCCGCACCGGAGGCTGAAATTCATCCACGTGGCCGGGACCAACGGCAAGGGATCGGTGTGCGCCTTCCTGACGGAAGCTATCCGCAGCGGGGGCTACGATGTAGGGACCTTCACATCCCCCTACATCGAGTCCTACAATGAACGGATCCGCCTGAACGGCGTCAACATCAGCGACGAGGATCTGCTTCGCGTAGCCAACAAGGTGAAGCCGGTCGTCGACCGGGTGGCGGAAGAATTCGGGCAGCCGTCCATGTTCGAGATTTCGACGGTCCTCGCCATCGAATATTTTGCGCGTATCGCTTATCCGGACTTCGTCGTCTGGGAGACGGGGATGGGCGGACGGCTCGATTCCACGAACATCGTTACCCCGCTCGTCTCGGTCATCACCAACATCGGGTATGACCATATGGACTTCCTTGGAGAGACCCTGCCGGAGATTGCAGCGGAGAAAGCGGCGATTATCAAGGCGGGCGTTCCCGTTGTGAGCGCCGTGGAACAGCCGGAAGTCATCGAAGTGGTGACGGAGGCGGCCAAGAAGAAGAAGAGCACGCTGTACCTGCTCGGACGCGATTTCCGTTACGAGAGGTCCTCGGCGGAAGAGAACCGGCAGACGTTCTCATTCCACGGGGTGTTCCGGGGGATTCCGGAAGCCGTCATCTCCATGAACGGGCCGCACCAGGTGAAGAACGCGGCCACCGCACTCATGACGCTGGAAGTGCTGCGGCAGTACTATGCGCTGATCATCGATGACGAGGATTTGCTCGCCGCGCTGAAGCGCACGCAGTGGCCGGGCCGGCTGGAGCTCCTCTCGGAGTCCCCGCGGCTGCTCATCGACGGAGCGCACAACCCGGAGGGGGCGCAGATGCTCGCCTCCACACTCCGGGAGACGTACCGGTACCGCAAGCTTCATTTTATGATGGGGATGCTGTCGAACAAGAATCATACGGGCTATTTCAGGCATATACTACCTCTAGTGGACACATTAATTCTGACCGAACCCGAATGGCTCAAGAAAGCACAGGCCACAGACCTGGCGGCCCTGGCACGGACGCTGCTCGAAGAGCTGGGCCGTACGGATGTGGAGGTTATCGTGGAGCCGAACTGGAAGGCCGCCTTGGACCTGACGCAGCGGTTGACGGAAGAGGACGATCTCGCCGTGGTCTCCGGAACGTTATATTTGATCGGGGACGTCCGTTCCTGGGTAAAGCATCAATCCGATTCTGAAAAGGGCTGGTGA
- the hemH gene encoding ferrochelatase: protein MSEKQQRTVGVLVMSYGTPENLEGIEAYYTHIRRGHPPTAEQLEDLRSRYEAIVGGVFPLRENTDKQVQALEERLNEKYPNIRFACYQGLKHAAPFIEDGVEKMVQDGVKEAVGIVLAPHYSVMSVGGYIKRAKEKAEELGLPISFVQSYHLHPALIEALTVRVEEALEKFGEGAKERVQVVFTAHSLPEKILEMKDPYPEQLLATSKAIAERVGLGRWQFGWQSAGQTGVPWLGPDILDVMKTIQEEGETKEVLVCPVGFVSDHLEVLYDLDIEAQKTARELGLHLERTRSLNTDPLYMEALSDSVYGKLEGK, encoded by the coding sequence ATGAGCGAGAAACAGCAAAGAACAGTAGGCGTGCTGGTCATGTCCTACGGTACACCTGAGAATCTGGAAGGCATCGAAGCCTACTATACCCATATCCGCCGCGGCCATCCGCCGACAGCCGAACAGCTCGAGGATCTGCGCAGCCGGTACGAAGCGATCGTAGGCGGAGTGTTCCCGCTGCGGGAGAACACGGACAAGCAGGTCCAGGCGCTCGAGGAGCGTCTGAACGAGAAGTACCCGAACATCCGCTTCGCCTGCTATCAAGGCCTGAAGCATGCCGCTCCGTTCATCGAGGACGGCGTGGAGAAGATGGTGCAGGACGGCGTGAAGGAAGCGGTCGGGATCGTGCTCGCACCGCATTACTCGGTCATGAGCGTCGGAGGGTATATCAAGCGCGCGAAGGAGAAGGCCGAGGAGCTCGGGCTGCCGATCTCTTTCGTGCAGAGCTATCATCTGCACCCGGCGCTGATTGAAGCATTGACGGTCCGCGTGGAAGAAGCGCTGGAGAAGTTCGGTGAAGGCGCGAAGGAGCGTGTGCAGGTGGTCTTCACGGCGCACAGCCTGCCGGAGAAGATCCTCGAGATGAAGGATCCATATCCGGAGCAGCTTCTGGCCACTTCCAAGGCGATCGCCGAGAGAGTAGGTCTGGGGCGCTGGCAGTTCGGATGGCAGAGCGCAGGCCAAACGGGCGTGCCGTGGCTCGGACCGGACATCCTGGATGTTATGAAGACGATTCAGGAGGAAGGGGAGACCAAGGAAGTGCTCGTCTGCCCGGTCGGCTTCGTATCGGACCACCTGGAGGTTCTGTACGATCTCGACATCGAAGCGCAGAAGACCGCCCGCGAGCTTGGCCTGCACCTGGAGCGCACGCGTTCGCTGAACACGGATCCGCTCTATATGGAAGCACTCAGCGATTCCGTATACGGGAAGCTCGAAGGAAAGTAA
- a CDS encoding RluA family pseudouridine synthase: protein MKGWKRRGEWLEWTAPSELSSIWAADRAVLELIGEKWLRKWEASGDAVVKGRRLLLRMFPEEPGIEAGAWMPLEVLYEDDFCLVADKLAGVKVHPTADGEEGTLLHAAAWHLEASGQRCRPRHIHRLDEDTTGPVLLAKCGWAQVRLDEQMREKRISREYAAFVRGRFGQARGTIDAAIGRDRHHPTRRRVSPTGERAVTHYEVERQFAGAALVKLKLESGRTHQIRVHLAHLGHPLFGDTLYGGPSAPEIGRQALHGQRLTFDHPLTGEPVDVSCPWPRDFESLYERLQRSEK, encoded by the coding sequence ATGAAAGGCTGGAAACGCCGGGGCGAGTGGCTGGAATGGACGGCTCCGTCCGAACTCTCTTCGATCTGGGCGGCAGACCGGGCCGTGCTGGAGCTCATAGGGGAGAAGTGGCTGCGTAAATGGGAAGCCTCCGGGGATGCAGTGGTAAAAGGCCGCCGGCTGCTGCTCCGCATGTTCCCGGAGGAGCCGGGGATCGAAGCCGGGGCGTGGATGCCGCTGGAGGTGCTCTATGAGGACGATTTCTGCCTCGTGGCGGACAAGCTGGCGGGAGTCAAAGTTCACCCGACCGCGGATGGGGAGGAGGGCACGCTACTGCATGCGGCCGCATGGCACTTGGAGGCTTCGGGTCAGCGCTGCCGCCCGCGCCATATCCACCGGCTCGATGAGGACACGACCGGCCCCGTGCTGCTGGCCAAATGCGGCTGGGCCCAGGTGCGGCTCGATGAGCAGATGCGGGAGAAGCGGATCTCCCGCGAGTACGCGGCCTTCGTGCGGGGGCGGTTCGGTCAGGCCCGCGGCACGATTGACGCGGCCATCGGACGGGACCGGCACCACCCGACGCGCCGCCGGGTGTCGCCCACAGGAGAGCGGGCGGTTACGCATTATGAAGTGGAGCGGCAGTTCGCCGGGGCCGCGCTGGTCAAGCTGAAGCTGGAAAGCGGACGCACGCACCAGATCCGGGTCCATCTGGCCCATCTGGGGCATCCGCTGTTCGGAGACACGCTCTACGGCGGTCCGTCCGCCCCTGAGATCGGCCGCCAGGCGCTGCACGGGCAGAGGCTGACATTCGACCATCCCTTGACGGGAGAGCCGGTGGACGTGTCCTGCCCTTGGCCCCGGGATTTTGAATCCCTGTATGAGCGGCTGCAGCGCTCCGAAAAATAG
- a CDS encoding valine--tRNA ligase, which produces MEETKATGAPEISMPTQYDPKDAEKKWYDYWLKNEFFKAGQRKDAEPYTIVIPPPNVTGMLHIGHALDCTLQDIMIRTKRMQGYDALWLPGSDHAGIATQSKVEQKLREEGVTRYDLGREKFLEKVWEWKDHYAATIHEQWAKMGFSLDYSRERFTLDEGLSKAVREVFVRYYEKGLIYRGKYIINWDPAARTALSDIEVEYKEVQGALYHLKYPVKNSEEFIVVATTRPETMLGDTAVAVHPEDERYQHLIGKTLVLPILGREIPIIGDEYVEKEFGSGAVKITPAHDPNDFEVGRRHDLPQILVMDESGKMNENAGKYQGLDRFDCRKQIVADMKELGVLIKIEEHVHQVGHSERSGAVVEPYLSTQWFVKMKPLADQSVEVQKSGKGTNFVPDRFEKIYLHWMENSRDWCISRQLWWGHRIPAWHCGACGETTVSREDVTVCSKCGGTQLKQDEDVLDTWFSSALWPFSTLGWPDEDAEDLKRFFPTSLLVTGYDIIGFWVSRMIFSSLEFRGDIPFKDVLVHGLVRDAEGRKMSKSLGNGVDPLEVIEKYGADAMRFMLSTGSTPGQDLRFRWEKVEQARNFANKIWNASRFALMNLGGFRYEDIDLSGSLSTADRWILHRLNETVRDVTRLIDVYEFGETGRLLYNFIWDDLCDWYIEFSKLSLYGTDEEAKKTTKSVLAYVLDRTQRLIHPFMPFISEEIWQHLPHEGETITLASWPVYENGFEAEEAVREMELLMDMIRTVRNIRAEVNVPMSKKVELLVKPAGAETESILKRNEEYIRRFCNTSTLEIGTALATPDKAMTGIVTGAELFLPLAGLIDIGQEIARLEKELSTLHGEVERIEKKLSNQGFVAKAPAKVIEEEKAKLADYADKRDKVTARIAELKG; this is translated from the coding sequence ATGGAAGAAACCAAAGCAACCGGGGCGCCGGAAATCAGCATGCCGACGCAGTATGACCCGAAAGACGCCGAGAAAAAATGGTACGACTACTGGCTCAAAAATGAGTTCTTCAAGGCGGGACAGCGCAAGGACGCCGAGCCTTATACGATTGTGATTCCTCCGCCGAACGTAACGGGCATGCTGCATATCGGGCATGCGCTCGACTGCACCCTGCAGGACATCATGATCCGCACGAAGCGGATGCAGGGGTATGACGCCCTCTGGCTGCCGGGCTCCGACCATGCGGGCATCGCCACGCAGTCCAAGGTGGAGCAGAAGCTGCGCGAAGAAGGAGTGACCCGCTACGATCTCGGACGCGAGAAATTCCTGGAGAAGGTCTGGGAGTGGAAGGATCACTATGCGGCCACGATTCACGAGCAGTGGGCGAAGATGGGCTTCTCGCTCGACTACTCCCGCGAGCGGTTCACGCTGGATGAAGGGCTGTCGAAAGCGGTTCGCGAAGTGTTCGTCCGCTACTATGAGAAGGGCCTGATCTACCGCGGCAAATATATCATCAACTGGGACCCGGCGGCCCGTACGGCGCTCTCGGATATCGAAGTTGAATATAAGGAAGTGCAGGGCGCACTTTATCATCTGAAGTATCCGGTGAAGAACAGCGAAGAGTTCATCGTGGTGGCGACCACCCGTCCGGAGACGATGCTCGGCGATACGGCCGTGGCGGTGCATCCGGAGGATGAGCGTTATCAGCACCTCATCGGCAAGACGCTCGTGCTGCCGATTCTCGGCCGCGAGATTCCGATCATCGGGGATGAGTATGTCGAGAAGGAATTCGGCAGCGGCGCCGTCAAGATTACTCCGGCCCACGATCCGAACGACTTCGAGGTAGGAAGACGCCACGACCTGCCGCAGATTCTCGTCATGGACGAGTCGGGCAAGATGAACGAGAATGCCGGCAAGTACCAGGGGCTCGACCGGTTCGACTGCCGCAAGCAGATCGTAGCGGACATGAAGGAGCTTGGCGTGCTGATCAAGATCGAGGAGCATGTCCATCAGGTAGGCCACAGCGAGCGCAGCGGTGCCGTCGTGGAGCCTTACCTGTCCACGCAGTGGTTCGTGAAGATGAAGCCGCTGGCCGATCAATCGGTGGAAGTGCAGAAGTCGGGCAAGGGCACGAACTTCGTACCGGACCGCTTCGAGAAAATCTACCTGCACTGGATGGAGAACAGCCGCGACTGGTGCATCTCCCGCCAGCTGTGGTGGGGCCACCGCATTCCGGCCTGGCACTGCGGCGCCTGCGGCGAAACGACGGTCTCCCGCGAGGATGTTACGGTTTGTTCCAAGTGCGGCGGCACGCAGCTGAAGCAGGATGAGGATGTGCTCGACACCTGGTTCTCTTCCGCGCTGTGGCCGTTCTCCACGCTGGGCTGGCCGGATGAGGACGCCGAGGACCTGAAGCGTTTCTTCCCTACGAGTCTGCTCGTGACCGGATATGACATCATCGGCTTCTGGGTATCCCGGATGATCTTCAGTTCCCTGGAATTCCGGGGCGATATTCCGTTCAAGGATGTGCTTGTTCACGGATTGGTGCGCGACGCGGAAGGCCGCAAGATGTCCAAGTCGCTCGGCAATGGCGTCGATCCGCTGGAGGTCATCGAGAAGTACGGCGCGGACGCGATGCGCTTCATGCTCTCCACCGGCTCCACGCCGGGGCAGGATCTGCGCTTCCGCTGGGAGAAGGTCGAGCAGGCGCGCAACTTCGCGAACAAGATCTGGAACGCTTCGCGCTTTGCGCTCATGAACCTCGGCGGCTTCCGTTACGAGGACATCGACCTCAGCGGCAGCCTCAGCACGGCTGACCGCTGGATCCTGCACCGCCTGAACGAGACGGTACGCGACGTGACCCGTCTCATCGATGTATACGAGTTCGGCGAAACCGGCCGTCTCCTCTACAACTTCATCTGGGACGATCTCTGCGACTGGTACATCGAATTCAGCAAGCTGTCCCTGTACGGCACGGATGAGGAAGCGAAGAAGACGACGAAGTCGGTGCTCGCTTACGTGCTGGACCGCACACAGCGCCTCATCCATCCATTCATGCCGTTCATCTCCGAGGAGATCTGGCAGCATCTGCCGCATGAGGGCGAGACGATTACGCTGGCATCCTGGCCGGTCTACGAGAACGGCTTCGAAGCGGAAGAGGCCGTCCGTGAGATGGAGCTGCTCATGGATATGATCCGCACGGTGCGCAACATCCGTGCCGAAGTGAACGTGCCGATGAGCAAGAAGGTCGAGCTGCTCGTGAAGCCGGCCGGCGCGGAGACGGAATCGATCCTGAAGCGCAACGAAGAGTACATCCGCCGCTTCTGCAACACGTCGACGCTTGAGATCGGCACGGCGCTCGCTACGCCGGACAAGGCGATGACGGGGATCGTGACGGGCGCGGAGCTGTTCCTGCCGCTGGCCGGACTCATCGATATCGGCCAGGAGATCGCGCGTCTGGAGAAGGAGCTGTCCACGCTGCACGGCGAAGTCGAGCGGATCGAGAAGAAGCTCTCGAACCAGGGCTTCGTAGCGAAGGCGCCGGCCAAGGTGATCGAAGAGGAAAAAGCGAAGCTGGCCGATTACGCCGACAAGCGCGACAAAGTGACGGCACGCATCGCCGAGCTGAAAGGATGA
- the hemL gene encoding glutamate-1-semialdehyde 2,1-aminomutase, with protein MEDQRKRSDARSAQAFAEAKQYIPGGVNSPVRAFKSVGLTPLFIQRGAGSRVYDIDGNEFIDYIGSWGPLILGHAHPEVIEAVKQTAELGTSFGAPTELETRMAKLVTERMPSMELVRMVNSGTEATMSALRLARGYTGRSKILKFEGCYHGHADSLLIKAGSGVATLGLPDSPGVPEGVAVNTITVPYNDPDSIKLAFEKFGEEIAAVIVEPVAGNMGVVPPLPGFLEGLREITTQYGSLLIFDEVMTGFRVGLNSAQGRFGITPDLTCMGKIIGGGLPVGAYGGKREIMEMIAPAGPIYQAGTLSGNPLAMAAGYTTLKLLGEPGVYEELERKAARIEEGFMANAKERGIASVINRVGSMVCPFFTEEQVINYETAKTSDLGAFNRYFEGLLDAGVSIAPSQFEGMFVSVAHTDEDIEATIEANREALKRV; from the coding sequence ATGGAAGATCAGCGTAAACGTTCCGATGCGCGGTCCGCGCAGGCTTTTGCGGAAGCGAAACAATACATTCCCGGCGGGGTCAACTCCCCGGTTCGTGCCTTCAAATCCGTAGGGCTTACGCCACTGTTCATCCAAAGGGGAGCAGGCTCAAGGGTATACGATATCGACGGCAACGAATTCATCGATTACATCGGTTCGTGGGGCCCGCTTATTCTGGGCCATGCCCACCCGGAAGTGATCGAAGCGGTGAAGCAGACCGCCGAGCTCGGAACGAGCTTCGGCGCACCGACCGAGCTCGAAACCCGGATGGCGAAGCTGGTTACGGAGCGCATGCCGTCCATGGAGCTCGTGCGCATGGTGAACTCCGGTACGGAGGCGACGATGAGCGCGCTGCGTCTGGCCAGAGGCTATACGGGCCGCAGCAAGATCCTGAAGTTCGAGGGCTGCTACCACGGGCATGCCGATTCCCTGCTGATCAAAGCGGGCTCGGGCGTGGCCACTTTGGGGCTGCCGGACAGTCCCGGCGTGCCGGAAGGCGTGGCGGTCAATACGATCACCGTGCCTTACAACGATCCGGATTCGATCAAGCTGGCCTTCGAGAAGTTCGGTGAGGAGATCGCCGCCGTGATCGTAGAGCCCGTAGCGGGTAATATGGGCGTCGTTCCTCCGCTTCCCGGCTTCCTGGAAGGGCTGCGCGAGATCACTACGCAGTACGGCAGCCTGCTGATCTTCGACGAGGTCATGACCGGCTTCCGCGTAGGATTGAACAGCGCGCAGGGCCGCTTCGGGATCACACCGGACCTGACCTGCATGGGCAAGATCATCGGGGGCGGGCTTCCTGTAGGCGCCTACGGCGGCAAGCGGGAGATCATGGAAATGATCGCACCGGCCGGACCAATCTATCAGGCGGGCACCTTGTCCGGCAACCCGCTGGCGATGGCGGCCGGCTATACGACACTGAAGCTGCTGGGCGAGCCGGGCGTGTATGAAGAGCTCGAACGCAAAGCCGCCCGGATCGAGGAAGGCTTCATGGCGAACGCCAAGGAGCGCGGCATCGCTTCGGTGATCAACCGTGTGGGCTCGATGGTTTGTCCGTTCTTTACGGAGGAGCAGGTCATCAACTACGAGACGGCGAAGACGTCCGATCTGGGAGCGTTCAACCGTTACTTCGAAGGGCTGCTCGACGCGGGCGTCTCCATCGCGCCTTCCCAGTTCGAAGGGATGTTCGTCTCGGTGGCGCATACCGACGAGGATATCGAAGCGACGATCGAAGCGAACCGCGAAGCACTGAAGCGGGTGTAA
- the hemE gene encoding uroporphyrinogen decarboxylase, whose product MTYNDRFIRACKKQPVDTLPVWYMRQAGRYDPEYRKIKEKYSLLEICQQPELAAEVTLMPVRKLGVDAAILYSDIMNPVASIGIDFDIVKNIGPVIDNPIRTAADVERLRPIQVEKDLPHILKTIEILAADLQVPLITFAGAPFTIASYLIEGRPSKSYIRTKGMMYGEPKVWFQLMDKLGDMVITYLKSQIAAGAKAVQLFDSWIGALSPADFRTYVLPTIQRIFAELKHLEQPKIYFPGVASGELLPHLQGIEADVIGLDWRVPINEGRRRVGPRYAVQGNLDPYVLTAPMNVIQEQAKAIIDEGIQQPGYVFNLGHGLFPEASLEKLKELTDYIHDYSREAIKARGGYKQESGV is encoded by the coding sequence ATGACTTATAACGACCGGTTTATCCGTGCTTGTAAAAAACAGCCCGTGGACACGCTTCCCGTCTGGTATATGCGCCAGGCCGGACGCTACGACCCCGAGTACCGCAAGATCAAGGAAAAATACAGCCTGCTCGAAATCTGCCAACAGCCGGAGCTTGCCGCCGAGGTCACGCTGATGCCGGTCCGCAAGCTGGGCGTGGATGCCGCGATTCTCTACTCCGATATCATGAACCCGGTCGCTTCGATCGGTATCGATTTTGACATCGTGAAGAACATCGGTCCGGTGATCGACAATCCGATCCGCACGGCGGCGGACGTGGAACGGCTGCGTCCGATCCAGGTGGAGAAGGATCTGCCGCACATCCTGAAGACGATCGAGATTCTGGCCGCCGATCTGCAGGTCCCGCTGATCACTTTCGCGGGAGCGCCTTTTACCATAGCATCCTACCTGATTGAAGGCCGTCCGTCGAAGAGCTATATCCGCACGAAGGGCATGATGTATGGCGAGCCGAAGGTCTGGTTCCAGCTGATGGACAAGCTGGGCGACATGGTCATCACGTACCTGAAGAGCCAGATTGCCGCCGGGGCCAAAGCGGTACAGCTGTTTGACAGCTGGATCGGCGCCCTGTCTCCAGCCGACTTCCGCACGTACGTGCTGCCGACAATCCAGCGGATTTTCGCCGAGCTGAAGCATCTCGAGCAGCCGAAGATTTATTTCCCCGGCGTAGCGTCGGGTGAACTGCTGCCTCATCTGCAGGGAATCGAAGCCGACGTCATCGGACTCGACTGGAGAGTGCCGATCAATGAAGGCCGCCGCCGGGTCGGCCCGCGCTACGCGGTACAGGGCAACCTGGACCCTTATGTGCTTACGGCACCGATGAACGTGATTCAGGAGCAGGCCAAAGCCATCATCGACGAAGGGATTCAGCAGCCGGGCTATGTCTTTAACCTCGGTCACGGTCTGTTCCCTGAAGCGTCGCTGGAGAAACTCAAGGAACTGACGGACTATATTCATGATTATTCCCGTGAGGCGATCAAGGCGCGCGGGGGGTATAAACAGGAAAGCGGGGTTTAG